The genomic stretch CATCCGGCGTGAGCGGTTGATGCAAGGGCGCGTCCGGGTTCAGGTGCCGACCGCTGACTCGCGTCTGGGTCACGCACAAGGCCAGCAACAACGCACAACCGGCGTGAAAAAAATACAGGCTGGAGGCGCCCGCATATTCCATCAATAAACCTGCCACCAGCGGCCCGATACAGGCTCCGACGCCGAAGGTGATCAACAGCATGCCCGAGAGGGACACTCGCAAGCCTGCCTCCATATTGTCGTTGGCCAGCGCCACGCCCAGCGGGTACAGGCAAAACTGCAGGAAGCCAATCGCCGCGCCAAACAGCAACACGGTGCTGAACGAGGGCGACTGATTAAACCCCAACGGCAGGCTGGCCACGAGAAGCACCACCGCCACCCCACGGATCAGGCTCGCCCGTGGCAGGCGGTCCGAGAGCCAGCCCAGCGGTAACTGCGCCAGCAGCCCGGCGCCGATGGTCAAGGCCATGAACTGCCCGACCTGCGCCGTATCGAGTCCCTGCTTGCTCGCATAGATCGCAGCCAGGCCGTAGAAACTGCCATTGATCATCCCGGACACCAGGACGGTCACCAACGACTGGGGAATCCGCCGCAGGAACAACCGCACATCAATCGCCGCACTGGGCACCACGCTGGGATGGGCACTGCGGGTCAGCGCCACTGGCACCGAGCACAGGGCAAACACCATGGCCACGCCCAATAGCGCACGAATGCCCAAGCCGGTATCGAGGGTCAGGGCCAACTGGCCGAGCATCATGCCGACGTAGCTGGCAACCATGTACAGCGCCAGTACCGCGCCACGTTGCTCGGTGCGGGCCTGATCGTTGAGCCAGCTTTCGATCACCATCAGCTGGCACATCATCGCCAGCCCCACCAGCGCCCTGAGCAATAGCCAGAACGGCAGTGAATGACTGAATTCATGGGCCAGCACCGCCGCGGCAATAATCCCGGCGCACGCCGCGTAGGTACGAATGTGCCCAACCGCGCCGATCAGCCAACGCCCGACCCAACCGCCCAGGACCATGCCCAGGGCATTGGCGGCCATCAAGGCACCGCCGGCCGCCTCGCTCCCGCCCATGCCACTCAAGCGCAACGCCAGATAGGTCATCAGCAGGGTCGAGCCCAATTGCATCAACAAGCTGGCCAGGTAAAGGGCCCCGAAAGTTCGCGTCAGTCCAAGCACGGTGCGGATTCCAAGAAGTCCAAGGGGGGAAGTTGGCGTCACGCCAAC from Pseudomonas sp. S04 encodes the following:
- a CDS encoding MFS transporter, yielding MLGLTRTFGALYLASLLMQLGSTLLMTYLALRLSGMGGSEAAGGALMAANALGMVLGGWVGRWLIGAVGHIRTYAACAGIIAAAVLAHEFSHSLPFWLLLRALVGLAMMCQLMVIESWLNDQARTEQRGAVLALYMVASYVGMMLGQLALTLDTGLGIRALLGVAMVFALCSVPVALTRSAHPSVVPSAAIDVRLFLRRIPQSLVTVLVSGMINGSFYGLAAIYASKQGLDTAQVGQFMALTIGAGLLAQLPLGWLSDRLPRASLIRGVAVVLLVASLPLGFNQSPSFSTVLLFGAAIGFLQFCLYPLGVALANDNMEAGLRVSLSGMLLITFGVGACIGPLVAGLLMEYAGASSLYFFHAGCALLLALCVTQTRVSGRHLNPDAPLHQPLTPDGLASSNWVAVAEPVEQSARH